From a region of the Paenibacillus lutimineralis genome:
- a CDS encoding DUF5050 domain-containing protein — protein sequence MIGNGSNGGLALKIGENLLLTDIKHYSGTWMYNNATEEAKLLDGVFWFMNQAENMIVYSDQARGNKLCSIDLGTHISQVLVDQPAYGVIVHGDWIYYLNESDHAIYRCTWNGRDKSRIADDKVESFLIDQERIYYTTQQGIRSCSLTGRDRELVSEDTAVHMLLIGNKLAYANRKNRYLLTLLNLHTGTTELDQDISPNSLNSDGRYLYCANRGNEMTIYRIDPEMGHKIRICGESADYLHIVEDRIYFCSRREWNSMSLTGGQAVKIDFSER from the coding sequence ATGATAGGAAACGGTAGCAATGGCGGATTAGCTCTAAAAATAGGCGAAAATCTGCTTCTGACGGATATTAAGCATTACTCTGGTACATGGATGTACAATAACGCAACTGAAGAAGCAAAGCTGCTGGATGGCGTGTTCTGGTTCATGAACCAGGCGGAGAATATGATCGTGTACAGTGATCAGGCGCGTGGAAATAAATTATGCAGCATCGATCTGGGAACACACATCTCACAAGTGCTCGTTGATCAGCCAGCGTATGGAGTCATTGTTCATGGCGACTGGATTTACTATCTCAATGAATCTGATCATGCTATCTATCGCTGTACTTGGAATGGCAGGGATAAGTCTCGGATTGCGGATGATAAAGTTGAATCTTTTCTAATCGATCAGGAACGCATTTATTACACGACTCAACAAGGGATCAGAAGCTGTAGTCTGACCGGCCGGGATAGAGAACTCGTCTCGGAAGATACGGCGGTTCATATGCTCTTAATCGGCAACAAGCTAGCCTACGCCAATCGAAAGAATCGTTATTTACTGACCTTACTAAATTTACATACTGGAACTACTGAACTGGATCAAGATATTTCACCGAATAGTCTGAATAGTGACGGGCGTTATTTGTACTGTGCTAACCGCGGCAATGAGATGACCATATACCGTATTGATCCGGAGATGGGGCATAAAATACGGATTTGCGGTGAAAGTGCAGATTACCTTCATATCGTAGAGGACAGGATTTATTTCTGTAGCCGCAGAGAATGGAACAGCATGTCGCTAACAGGTGGTCAAGCCGTCAAAATTGATTTCTCTGAGAGGTAA
- a CDS encoding EsaB/YukD family protein, protein MDYIIVTFQAGPQMTKELKIPVFVTPEDLLAMLSEALGLPIRAEHRIQAEPLGRILEHTRTLEEEGVADGALLTLI, encoded by the coding sequence ATGGACTATATTATAGTCACTTTTCAGGCGGGGCCGCAGATGACGAAGGAGCTGAAGATTCCGGTATTTGTGACTCCGGAAGATCTCCTCGCTATGCTGTCTGAAGCGCTGGGGCTGCCGATTAGAGCTGAGCATCGGATTCAGGCGGAGCCTCTGGGGCGAATTCTGGAACACACCCGGACACTTGAAGAGGAGGGCGTAGCGGATGGAGCGCTGCTTACTCTCATATAG